From the genome of Acinetobacter sp. TR3:
AGTCAGCAAAAGAATCCGGGTTTAGATTTTCCAAAAACCGATCAACCTGATTATCTGGATTTTATTTATTTTAGTTATATTATCGGCACTTCTGCACAAACGGCAGATGTTTCCATTACCAGTTCTGAATTGAGGCATCTGAATATTTTTCATTGTGTCTTGGCTTTTATTTTTAATACCATGATTTTAGCCATCGCAATCAATGTCGCAGCCAGTTTGATTGGATTATAATTGATAACTTATTTTTATTAATTAAACTAAAATTCATCATTTTTATTTTTGATTAGTGTCGTCTATTTTAAAAGCTAGATGACATCGCAAGGATAAAAACATGACCACTCAGCATCAAGTGAATCAACAGCAATATCAGGATAAATCGCAAGCTTATTTAAACAGTCAAGTGCATGCACAAGGCGTCGAATTTCAGAAAATGCAACAATTCATCCAATCTCATCAATTCCAAAAAGTCTTAGATTTGGGCTGTGGTGGAGGGCATGTAACTTATCAGGTGGCAGCATTGGTGGATGAAGTGATTGCTTATGATTTAACCCCGTCAATGGTCGAACTCGTATCGACTCAAGCCAAACAACGAGGTTTTGAAAACGTGATTGCCCAACAGGGTGCAGCGGAAAAATTACCTTTTATAGATCAACGTTTTGACTGTGTGATCACGCGTTATTCAGCGCATCATTGGCAGAGTGTTGCTCAGGCAATGCATGAAATTTATCGTGTATTAACTCAATGCGGCAAAGTTATTATTCTTGATATTTTAGGAAATTCAAATCCTGTGATTGATACTTTTTTTCAGACCATTGAAACGATTCGAGATCCGAGTCATGTCAGAAATTATAGTTTACAAGAATGGATGCATTTTGCTGAATATGCAGGCTTTAAAGTTGAAACGGTTGAAAAGCAGCGTTTAGATTTAGATTTCCAAAGTTGGACAGAACGGATGCAAACGCCTGAATATGCCATTACCACCATACGTAATTTACAGAACAAAGCATCAGAGCAGGTGCAACGATATTATCAAATCAAAGCTGATGGTTCATTTAGCAGTGATGTTGCTTATATCGTTTTATCAAAATAAGGTTAAAAACCATAGGGCAGCAATCTGCCCCATGGTTATTTAAAACTTAGTGAAAAACTGCTTCCAAAGCATTTAAGCCAACTTTAGGATCAAGTAAACCATTGTAAATCTCTGGAATTTCACGCTCGACACCTAAGAGTTGATAAATGGCAATCATGGCACAACGTACTGAATATTCCACAGTGAAAACCACATCATCTTCAAGCTCTACGAATTGACCTAAGAAAGCAAAGTTGACCGCATTTTCTGGAATCACCAATGGGCGATCACCTGCTTTACGACATGCAAATAGGGCAGAGGCATAAGGCATCATTACTGTGCTAATGTCGGTATGTGCCAACACATGATCCAAGATATCATCGAAACCAAGTTGATGAATCAACTCAATTAAAATCTCTTGACCTGTCGCTTCACTCATCGGTTTTTTAATGTAATCACCGATATGGTCAATTTCAAAACCATAGCCCCATAAGGTGAATTTACCTTCTGGTAAGTCAGCAAAATGCGGTTGTGCAGGAACGACCACAGACAAATGCCAACCAGATTCAAACCAAGTCATCAATGCACCTGTACCGGGTTCATTTCCCGTGTAATCAATGATCCGTTTTAGCAGTACATCATCATGCATAGTGAGCGTAAAAGATTTCCATTTATGCTCATCAATGTTGCCATAGAAGGTCATTGGGCGACCAAAATCAGGGGCTTTTTGAGCCAATGTTTCCCACAAACGCCAGCCATGATCTTGTCGGTCACGAATCAGCTCAGGAACATCGAATTTATCGCCATAGCGTGAATCAGCCGTAATCGAACCTAAAGTAAAGAGCGCAAGATCATGCTCACCCAGTTGAATTTGTTCAGTGCCTTCTAGAATGTTGACATAAAGTTGAGTCGCTTTACGTTCCTTCGTTTGGGTATCTTCGACAAAGTCCGCATCTGTGACATAACTACCAAAACGAACATCAACGCCTTGTTCCACCA
Proteins encoded in this window:
- a CDS encoding class I SAM-dependent methyltransferase codes for the protein MTTQHQVNQQQYQDKSQAYLNSQVHAQGVEFQKMQQFIQSHQFQKVLDLGCGGGHVTYQVAALVDEVIAYDLTPSMVELVSTQAKQRGFENVIAQQGAAEKLPFIDQRFDCVITRYSAHHWQSVAQAMHEIYRVLTQCGKVIILDILGNSNPVIDTFFQTIETIRDPSHVRNYSLQEWMHFAEYAGFKVETVEKQRLDLDFQSWTERMQTPEYAITTIRNLQNKASEQVQRYYQIKADGSFSSDVAYIVLSK
- a CDS encoding oleate hydratase produces the protein MQNIRLKTLDRSKSHLWIVGGGIAGMAAAAFAIRDAKVPAEHIHILEELNVSGGSMDGGHNPLNPNQAWVTRGGRMLTDETYLCTWDLFSSIPSLENPDISVREECREFNEQVKTNAQARLIDSNHIIAEAQKLGLSTLNRAQMLRLLALKEDRIGSRRIDEFFDDAFFQSNFWRMWRTTFAFQKWHSAAELRRYFLRFIQELPRIHTLAGVKRTKYNQYDSMIHPLQRWLVEQGVDVRFGSYVTDADFVEDTQTKERKATQLYVNILEGTEQIQLGEHDLALFTLGSITADSRYGDKFDVPELIRDRQDHGWRLWETLAQKAPDFGRPMTFYGNIDEHKWKSFTLTMHDDVLLKRIIDYTGNEPGTGALMTWFESGWHLSVVVPAQPHFADLPEGKFTLWGYGFEIDHIGDYIKKPMSEATGQEILIELIHQLGFDDILDHVLAHTDISTVMMPYASALFACRKAGDRPLVIPENAVNFAFLGQFVELEDDVVFTVEYSVRCAMIAIYQLLGVEREIPEIYNGLLDPKVGLNALEAVFH